The Macaca fascicularis isolate 582-1 chromosome 1, T2T-MFA8v1.1 genome includes a window with the following:
- the POLR3GL gene encoding DNA-directed RNA polymerase III subunit RPC7-like isoform X1: MSAESPPGQDWGRGHGAAEVAEPGFKRADFPPQLLLHWPRKLTNRELREAGLERHRLEEAQYISSWPRRGLRVGEGQQPLEFRPVPLPSGEEGEYVLALKQELRGAMRQLPYFIRPAVPKRDVERYSDKYQMSGPIDNAIDWNPDWRRLPRELKIRVRKLQKERITILLPKRPPKTTEDKEETIQKLETLEKKEEEVTSEEDEEKEEEEEKEEEEEEEYDEEEHEEETDYIMSYFDNGEDFGGDSDDNMDEAIY; the protein is encoded by the exons ATGTCCGCAGAATCTCCTCCTGGCCAAGATTGGGGCCGTGGCCACGGGGCAGCCGAGGTGGCGGAGCCAG gCTTCAAGAGGGCGGACTTCCCTCCTCAGCTTCTCCTGCATTGGCCGAGAAAACTCACCAATAGGGAGCTCCGGGAGGCGGGCCTAGAACGCCACCGACTTGAGGAAGCCCAGTACATTTCAAGTTGGCCGCGGCGTGGGCTCCGCGTGGGGGAGGGACAGCAG CCTTTGGAGTTCCGCCCAGTACCTTTGCCTTCAGGAGAGGAAGGGGAATATGTCCTGGCACTGAAGCAGGAGCTACGAGGAGCCATGAGGCAGCTCCCCTACTTCATCCGGCCAGCTGTCCCCAAGAGAG ATGTGGAGCGTTATTCAGACAAATACCAGATGTCAGGTCCGATTGACAATGCCATCGATTGGAACCCTG ATTGGCGGCGTCTACCCCGGGAGCTAAAGATCCGAGTGCGGAAGCTACAGAAGGAAC GGATTACAATTCTGCTCCCCAAGAGGCCCCCTAAGACCACAGAAGATAAGGAGGAAACAATACAGAAACTAGAG ACcctggagaagaaggaagaagaagtaACTTcagaggaggatgaggagaaggaagaagaagaagagaaggaagaggaggaagaagaagagtaTGATGAAGAAGAACATGAAGAG gaAACTGATTACATCATGTCATATTTTGACAATGGAGAGGACTTTGGGGGTGACAGTGATGACAATATGGACGAGGCTATATACTGA
- the POLR3GL gene encoding DNA-directed RNA polymerase III subunit RPC7-like isoform X2 has protein sequence MASRGGGRGRGRGQLTFNMEAVGIGKGDTLPPPTLQPSPLFPPLEFRPVPLPSGEEGEYVLALKQELRGAMRQLPYFIRPAVPKRDVERYSDKYQMSGPIDNAIDWNPDWRRLPRELKIRVRKLQKERITILLPKRPPKTTEDKEETIQKLETLEKKEEEVTSEEDEEKEEEEEKEEEEEEEYDEEEHEEETDYIMSYFDNGEDFGGDSDDNMDEAIY, from the exons ATGGCCAGCCGGGGTGGGGGCCGGGGTCGTGGCCGGGGCCAGTTGACCTTCAACATGGAGGCCGTGGGCATTGGGAAAGGGGATACTTTGCCCCCACCCACCCTGCAGCCTTCTCCACTCTTCCCT CCTTTGGAGTTCCGCCCAGTACCTTTGCCTTCAGGAGAGGAAGGGGAATATGTCCTGGCACTGAAGCAGGAGCTACGAGGAGCCATGAGGCAGCTCCCCTACTTCATCCGGCCAGCTGTCCCCAAGAGAG ATGTGGAGCGTTATTCAGACAAATACCAGATGTCAGGTCCGATTGACAATGCCATCGATTGGAACCCTG ATTGGCGGCGTCTACCCCGGGAGCTAAAGATCCGAGTGCGGAAGCTACAGAAGGAAC GGATTACAATTCTGCTCCCCAAGAGGCCCCCTAAGACCACAGAAGATAAGGAGGAAACAATACAGAAACTAGAG ACcctggagaagaaggaagaagaagtaACTTcagaggaggatgaggagaaggaagaagaagaagagaaggaagaggaggaagaagaagagtaTGATGAAGAAGAACATGAAGAG gaAACTGATTACATCATGTCATATTTTGACAATGGAGAGGACTTTGGGGGTGACAGTGATGACAATATGGACGAGGCTATATACTGA
- the POLR3GL gene encoding DNA-directed RNA polymerase III subunit RPC7-like isoform X3 encodes MRQLPYFIRPAVPKRDVERYSDKYQMSGPIDNAIDWNPDWRRLPRELKIRVRKLQKERITILLPKRPPKTTEDKEETIQKLETLEKKEEEVTSEEDEEKEEEEEKEEEEEEEYDEEEHEEETDYIMSYFDNGEDFGGDSDDNMDEAIY; translated from the exons ATGAGGCAGCTCCCCTACTTCATCCGGCCAGCTGTCCCCAAGAGAG ATGTGGAGCGTTATTCAGACAAATACCAGATGTCAGGTCCGATTGACAATGCCATCGATTGGAACCCTG ATTGGCGGCGTCTACCCCGGGAGCTAAAGATCCGAGTGCGGAAGCTACAGAAGGAAC GGATTACAATTCTGCTCCCCAAGAGGCCCCCTAAGACCACAGAAGATAAGGAGGAAACAATACAGAAACTAGAG ACcctggagaagaaggaagaagaagtaACTTcagaggaggatgaggagaaggaagaagaagaagagaaggaagaggaggaagaagaagagtaTGATGAAGAAGAACATGAAGAG gaAACTGATTACATCATGTCATATTTTGACAATGGAGAGGACTTTGGGGGTGACAGTGATGACAATATGGACGAGGCTATATACTGA
- the ANKRD34A gene encoding ankyrin repeat domain-containing protein 34A, translating to MLHTEGHALLRAVGQGKLRLARLLLEGGAYVNEGDAQGETALMAACRARYDDPQNKARMVRYLLEQGADPNIADRLGRTALMHACAGGGGAAVASLLLAHGADPSVRDHAGASALVHALDRGDRETLATLLDACKAKGTEVIIITTDTSPSGTKKTRQYLNSPPSPGVEDPAPAPPSPGICTSPSEIQLQTAGGGGRGMLSPRAQEEEEKRDVFEFPLPKPPDDPSPSEPLPKPPRHPPKPLKRLNSEPWGLVAPPQPVPPTEGRPGIERLTAEFNGLTLTGRPRLSRRHSTEGPEDPPPWAEKVTSGGPLSRRNTAPEAQESGPSSGLRQKLSRMEPVELDTPGHLCPDSPESSRLSLERRRYSASPLTLPPAGSAPSPRQSQESLPGAVSPLSGRRRSPGLLERRGSGTLLLDHISQTRPGFLPPLNVSPHPPIPDIRPQPGGRAPSLPAPPYAGAPGSPRTKRKLVRRHSMQTEQIRLLGGFQSLGGPGEPGR from the coding sequence ATGTTGCACACCGAGGGCCACGCTCTTCTTCGGGCGGTGGGTCAGGGTAAGCTACGCTTGGCCCGTTTGCTTCTGGAGGGAGGCGCCTACGTGAATGAGGGTGATGCGCAGGGGGAGACTGCGCTAATGGCAGCCTGTCGGGCTCGCTACGACGACCCCCAGAACAAGGCACGCATGGTACGCTACCTCCTGGAGCAAGGCGCGGACCCCAACATCGCAGACCGCTTAGGGCGCACGGCGCTCATGCACGCTTGCGCCGGGGGTGGGGGCGCCGCGGTGGCCTCGCTGCTCCTTGCCCACGGCGCAGACCCCTCAGTCCGAGATCACGCGGGCGCCTCAGCTCTTGTCCACGCCCTGGACCGCGGGGACCGCGAGACCCTTGCCACACTGCTGGACGCCTGCAAGGCCAAGGGCACGGaggtcatcatcatcaccaccgaTACCTCGCCCTCGGGCACCAAGAAGACCCGGCAGTATCTCAATTCTCCACCATCCCCAGGGGTGGAGGACCCTGCTCCCGCTCCTCCTAGCCCGGGGATCTGCACGTCGCCTTCGGAAATCCAACTGCAGACCGCAGGAGGAGGAGGGCGTGGGATGTTATCCCCTCGCgcccaggaagaagaggagaagcgGGACGTATTTGAATTTCCTCTTCCTAAGCCCCCCGATGACCCATCCCCTTCCGAGCCGCTCCCCAAACCACCACGCCACCCCCCCAAACCACTCAAAAGGCTCAACTCCGAGCCCTGGGGCCTAGTGGCCCCTCCTCAACCAGTCCCACCCACCGAAGGAAGACCGGGGATCGAGCGCTTGACTGCCGAATTCAATGGCCTGACCCTGACCGGTCGACCCCGTCTTTCCCGACGTCACAGCACCGAAGGCCCTGAGGACCCGCCCCCATGGGCGGAGAAAGTGACTAGCGGGGGTCCTCTCTCTCGCCGAAACACAGCACCAGAAGCTCAGGAGTCTGGTCCCTCTTCAGGGCTGAGGCAGAAACTGAGCCGCATGGAGCCAGTGGAGCTCGACACCCCCGGACACCTTTGCCCTGACTCGCCTGAGTCCAGCCGCCTGTCCCTGGAGCGCCGCCGATACAGCGCCTCCCCGTTGACCCTCCCTCCAGCCGGCTCCGCTCCCTCTCCGCGCCAGTCCCAGGAGAGTCTGCCAGGGGCAGTATCTCCGCTAAGCGGACGGAGGCGGAGTCCGGGGCTGCTGGAGCGGAGGGGCTCGGGGACGTTGCTCCTGGACCACATCTCGCAAACGCGGCCGGGTTTCCTGCCCCCTCTCAACGTCAGTCCCCACCCTCCCATCCCTGACATTCGCCCTCAACCCGGAGGTCGGGCGCCTTCGTTGCCTGCCCCTCCTTATGCCGGGGCGCCAGGCTCCCCCAGGACCAAGCGCAAATTGGTGAGACGCCACTCCATGCAGACTGAGCAGATCCGCCTGCTAGGGGGCTTCCAGAGTCTAGGTGGGCCTGGGGAGCCAGGGCGCTGA